One genomic window of Bradyrhizobium sp. B124 includes the following:
- a CDS encoding PLP-dependent aminotransferase family protein, producing MSRFEYLKLADAVAAEIASGALKAGDRLPPQRHFAYDRNIAVSTASRVYTELLRRGLVVGEVGRGTFVSGEARCGIAAPTEPRGARIDLEFNYPLLPHQATMIAKSLEGLERPEVLEGALRPATSFGTRAARTISAEFLARKSWAPNPDQIVFTANGRQCIASALAAVVPPGGRCGVEALTYPFVKGIAARLGIALVPLAMDEHGVRPDAVQKAHREAHLSAIYIQPTIQNPLSITMPAERRAELLRVVEKLGLVVIEDGVYGFLDDEVPLAALAPDSCIVLDSLSKKVAPGLALGFIVPPPRLRESIMAAVRSGGWTASGYAFAAGQRLMADGTAAELSRLKRIDAGRRQQIAAKHLADFEIQTNPKSYHLWLTLPPHWRSQTLVAAAARRDIALTPSTTFAATPGHAPNAVRLALAAPPMEQLDLGLRTLAGMLSATEEDFDSTE from the coding sequence ATGTCGAGGTTCGAATATCTGAAGCTGGCGGATGCGGTGGCCGCCGAGATCGCCAGCGGCGCGCTGAAGGCGGGCGACCGCCTGCCGCCGCAGCGCCATTTCGCCTATGACCGCAACATCGCGGTCTCGACGGCGAGCCGGGTCTACACCGAGCTGTTGCGGCGCGGGCTGGTGGTCGGTGAAGTCGGCCGCGGCACCTTCGTGTCCGGCGAGGCGCGCTGCGGCATCGCCGCTCCGACCGAGCCGCGCGGCGCCCGCATCGATCTCGAATTCAACTATCCGCTGCTGCCGCATCAGGCGACGATGATCGCCAAGAGCCTCGAAGGGCTGGAGCGGCCCGAGGTGCTCGAGGGTGCGCTGCGGCCGGCGACCAGTTTCGGCACGCGGGCGGCGCGCACGATCTCCGCGGAATTCCTGGCGCGCAAGAGCTGGGCGCCGAATCCCGACCAGATCGTGTTCACCGCCAATGGCCGGCAATGCATCGCCTCCGCGCTTGCCGCAGTCGTACCGCCCGGCGGCCGCTGCGGCGTCGAGGCGCTGACCTATCCGTTCGTGAAGGGCATTGCCGCGCGGCTCGGCATCGCGCTGGTGCCGCTTGCGATGGACGAGCACGGCGTACGCCCCGACGCGGTGCAGAAGGCGCACCGCGAGGCGCATCTGTCCGCGATCTATATCCAGCCTACGATCCAGAACCCGCTCAGCATCACGATGCCGGCCGAGCGCCGCGCCGAGCTGTTGCGCGTGGTGGAGAAGCTCGGCCTCGTCGTCATCGAGGATGGCGTCTACGGATTCCTCGACGATGAGGTGCCGCTGGCCGCGCTCGCGCCGGACAGCTGCATCGTGCTCGACAGCCTGTCGAAGAAGGTCGCGCCCGGCCTTGCGCTCGGCTTCATCGTCCCGCCGCCGCGGCTGCGCGAAAGCATCATGGCCGCGGTGCGCTCGGGCGGCTGGACGGCATCGGGTTACGCCTTCGCCGCCGGACAGCGGCTGATGGCCGACGGCACCGCCGCCGAACTGTCACGGCTGAAGCGGATCGACGCCGGCCGCCGCCAGCAGATCGCGGCCAAGCATCTGGCCGATTTCGAGATCCAGACCAACCCGAAATCCTATCATCTGTGGCTGACCTTGCCGCCGCACTGGCGCTCGCAGACCCTGGTCGCGGCCGCGGCCCGCCGCGACATCGCACTGACGCCGTCGACCACCTTCGCCGCCACGCCGGGACACGCGCCCAATGCGGTGCGGCTCGCGCTTGCCGCGCCGCCGATGGAGCAACTCGACCTCGGCCTGCGGACCCTGGCGGGAATGCTGAGCGCGACCGAGGAGGATTTCGATTCGACGGAATGA
- a CDS encoding S9 family peptidase produces MPAPIDRRLLLRRAAMLGASLPFANLIGPARGEAPGLIARRVFFDNPDYINVRLSPDGTQLSYVAPLDGVNNLWVAPLSDLKAARPVTRVTDRNISAGYRWAHTNRHVVFFRERDGDENWRAASVDITDGKIVPLTPETGVKAFLQESDRKFPEEMLLRHNQRDKRYFDMYRVNIVTGASELVYENHDYIALITDSTFQLRLASRLIADGSAEMFERGPDGSWTPFMTVPIAETDTTQLLDFSADGKTLYLIDSRGRDKAALFALDMATRQTTLLAADDDADIVRAVFDENRRPLAALAITDRMRWHAVDQSVANDLADLSRYGAGDISFVSNSDDLRLGTIHFERDTESGEYALLDRKTREVRKLYTQHRALDGLALRKLEPVVIPSRDGLRLNCYLTRPAEAAAGVVPLVLVIHGGPYYRDTWGFSPVHQWLANRGYAMLAVNYRGSTGFGKAFITAADHEWGGKMHDDLIDAVDWAIAQGIADPKRVGFFGGSYGGYSALVAATKTPDVFACIVDLFGISNLVTFMATIPPYWGPWISVWKNRLGDPATESGRAFLVERSPLTHIERAVKPILIAQGMRDVRVVAAESEQMVNALKQRGVPVTYITFADEGHGFVRPENRLAFYGVTEAFLAKHLGGGCQPIGNDFAGSSLKVETGAELVPGLRG; encoded by the coding sequence ATGCCTGCGCCAATCGACCGTCGTCTGTTGCTGCGCCGCGCCGCCATGCTCGGCGCCTCGCTGCCATTTGCCAACCTGATCGGTCCGGCCCGCGGCGAGGCGCCCGGCCTGATCGCGCGCAGGGTGTTCTTCGACAATCCCGACTACATCAACGTCCGCCTCAGCCCGGATGGGACGCAGCTGTCCTATGTCGCGCCGCTCGACGGTGTGAACAACCTCTGGGTCGCCCCGCTGTCCGATCTCAAGGCGGCGCGGCCGGTGACCCGCGTCACCGATCGCAACATCTCGGCCGGCTATCGCTGGGCGCATACCAACCGCCATGTGGTGTTCTTCCGCGAGCGCGACGGCGACGAAAACTGGCGTGCCGCCAGCGTCGACATCACCGACGGGAAGATTGTGCCGTTGACGCCGGAGACCGGCGTCAAGGCCTTCCTGCAGGAGTCCGATCGCAAATTCCCCGAGGAGATGCTGCTGCGGCACAACCAGCGCGACAAGCGCTACTTCGACATGTACCGCGTCAACATCGTGACCGGCGCCAGCGAGCTCGTCTACGAGAACCACGACTATATCGCGCTGATTACCGACAGCACATTCCAGCTCCGCCTGGCGTCGCGCCTGATCGCCGACGGCTCCGCCGAGATGTTCGAGCGCGGTCCGGACGGCAGCTGGACCCCGTTCATGACGGTGCCGATCGCCGAGACCGATACGACCCAGCTGCTGGATTTCAGCGCCGACGGCAAGACGCTGTACCTGATCGACTCGCGCGGCCGCGACAAGGCGGCGTTGTTCGCCCTCGACATGGCGACGCGCCAGACCACGCTGCTTGCCGCCGATGACGATGCCGACATCGTGCGCGCGGTCTTCGACGAGAATCGCCGGCCACTGGCGGCGCTGGCGATCACAGACCGGATGCGCTGGCACGCCGTCGATCAAAGCGTCGCCAACGACCTCGCCGATCTCAGCCGCTATGGCGCCGGCGACATCAGCTTTGTCAGCAACAGCGACGATCTTCGGCTGGGCACGATCCATTTCGAGCGCGACACCGAGAGCGGTGAATATGCGCTGCTCGACCGCAAGACGCGCGAGGTGCGCAAGCTCTACACCCAGCACCGTGCGCTCGACGGTCTCGCGTTGCGCAAGCTCGAGCCGGTCGTGATCCCCTCGCGCGATGGCCTGCGTCTCAACTGCTACCTGACCCGGCCGGCCGAGGCCGCGGCCGGGGTGGTGCCGCTGGTGCTGGTGATCCATGGCGGGCCGTATTACCGCGACACCTGGGGTTTCAGCCCGGTCCATCAATGGCTCGCCAACCGGGGTTATGCGATGCTTGCCGTCAACTACCGCGGCTCGACCGGCTTCGGCAAAGCCTTCATCACGGCCGCCGACCACGAATGGGGCGGCAAGATGCATGACGACCTGATCGATGCGGTCGATTGGGCGATCGCGCAAGGCATCGCCGATCCGAAGCGGGTCGGCTTCTTCGGCGGCAGCTATGGCGGCTATTCGGCGCTGGTCGCCGCGACCAAGACGCCCGACGTTTTCGCCTGCATCGTCGATCTGTTCGGCATCTCCAATCTCGTCACCTTCATGGCGACGATCCCGCCCTATTGGGGTCCGTGGATCAGCGTCTGGAAAAATCGGCTCGGCGATCCCGCCACCGAGTCCGGTCGCGCGTTCCTGGTCGAACGTTCGCCGCTGACCCACATCGAGCGTGCCGTGAAACCGATCCTGATCGCGCAGGGCATGCGTGACGTGAGGGTTGTGGCGGCCGAGTCCGAGCAGATGGTCAATGCGCTCAAGCAGCGTGGCGTGCCCGTGACCTACATCACATTCGCCGACGAGGGGCACGGCTTTGTGCGGCCGGAAAATCGGCTTGCCTTCTACGGCGTCACCGAAGCGTTCCTCGCCAAGCATCTCGGCGGTGGTTGCCAGCCGATCGGAAACGATTTCGCCGGCTCGTCGCTCAAGGTCGAGACCGGGGCCGAACTGGTGCCCGGGTTGCGCGGCTAA
- a CDS encoding YbhN family protein, protein MLRLLTTLGRGFKEKIGWKRLGIAASVLIIAFAVATLVHTLKGVDTGIILTALTDIAPHRIALAALCVVGAFCTLTFYDFFALRTIGKTHVPYRIAALSSFTSYTIGHNIGATVFTGGAIRFRIYSDYGLSAIDVAKICFLSGLTFWLGNLFVLGFGMAWHPAAASAMDLLPPAMNRLIALGCLAGIGAYFVWLLTGEKRRELGQNGWKVVLPSAKLTLLQIVIGVVDLGFCALAMYLLMPTEPHIDFVSLAVVFILATLLGFASHAPGSIGVFDAAMLVALPEFSKEQLLATLVVFRILYFLIPFGISISIMGMRELWLNVVRPWQERKRLSQACTASATVRQPIESRQQQIRRLRR, encoded by the coding sequence ATGCTTCGGCTGCTGACCACGCTTGGGCGTGGCTTCAAGGAAAAGATCGGCTGGAAACGGCTCGGGATCGCTGCGAGCGTGCTCATCATCGCGTTCGCGGTCGCGACGCTTGTCCACACCCTGAAGGGCGTCGATACCGGTATCATCCTCACCGCGCTGACCGACATCGCGCCGCACCGGATCGCGCTGGCGGCGCTCTGCGTGGTCGGGGCGTTCTGCACGCTGACCTTCTATGACTTCTTCGCGCTGCGCACGATCGGCAAGACCCACGTCCCCTACCGGATCGCAGCGCTGTCGAGCTTCACCAGCTACACGATCGGCCACAATATCGGCGCCACCGTCTTTACCGGCGGCGCGATCCGCTTCCGGATCTATTCCGATTACGGCCTCTCCGCGATCGACGTCGCCAAGATCTGCTTTCTCTCGGGCCTGACCTTCTGGCTCGGCAATCTGTTCGTGCTCGGCTTCGGCATGGCCTGGCACCCCGCGGCGGCGTCGGCGATGGACCTGCTGCCGCCGGCGATGAACCGGCTGATCGCGCTCGGCTGCCTTGCCGGCATCGGCGCCTATTTCGTCTGGCTCCTGACCGGCGAGAAGCGCCGCGAGCTCGGCCAGAACGGCTGGAAGGTGGTGCTGCCCTCGGCCAAGCTGACGCTGCTGCAGATCGTCATCGGCGTGGTCGATCTCGGCTTCTGCGCGCTCGCCATGTATCTCCTGATGCCGACCGAGCCGCATATCGACTTCGTCTCGCTGGCGGTGGTGTTCATCCTGGCGACGCTGCTCGGCTTTGCGAGCCACGCCCCCGGCTCGATCGGCGTGTTCGACGCTGCGATGCTGGTGGCGCTGCCGGAGTTCAGCAAGGAGCAATTGCTGGCGACGCTGGTCGTGTTCCGTATCCTCTATTTCCTGATCCCGTTCGGGATTTCGATCTCGATCATGGGCATGCGCGAGCTGTGGCTCAACGTGGTGCGGCCCTGGCAGGAACGAAAAAGACTCAGCCAAGCCTGCACGGCTTCGGCGACCGTGCGGCAACCGATCGAAAGCCGGCAGCAGCAGATCAGGCGGCTGAGACGGTAA
- a CDS encoding DUF1127 domain-containing protein: MTTIYSAAASPVRSSMMGGLLRLLRVWGDALATYWVRREAIKTLRQLDDRTLRDIGISRCQIEPAVAGDLDIELVRIR; the protein is encoded by the coding sequence ATGACGACGATATACTCAGCTGCGGCATCGCCCGTGCGGTCCAGCATGATGGGCGGATTGCTCCGATTGCTCCGAGTGTGGGGCGATGCACTTGCGACCTATTGGGTGCGCCGGGAGGCGATCAAGACGCTGCGCCAGCTCGATGACCGGACGCTACGCGATATCGGAATCTCGCGCTGCCAGATCGAGCCAGCCGTCGCCGGCGACCTCGATATCGAGCTGGTGCGGATCCGCTGA
- a CDS encoding MFS transporter: MQQTSLNLRRVPDQRAASHQQPTGLAATLTLAAMSLGYGVVQLDVTIVNTALNAIGGSLGGGVAELQWVVSAYTIAFAAFILTAGALGDRIGAKRVFMAGFAIFTAASVGCAVAPDAVTLIAARCVQGLAAAILVPNSLALLRHAYTDDKERGRAVGVWAAGASLALTAGPFVGGGLITLVGWRAIFLVNLPIGLAGLWLAWRFAGETTRHLQHRLDLPGQIAAIAALGTLAGALIEGGALGWDSPFVVAGFALGAVFSVLFIWHEARTAQPMLPLSLFSNRMFALTSLVGLLVNVAFYGLIFVLSLYFQQVNGLSAFATGLAFVPMLGAVLPANLIAPHVAERIGAPGTIALGAAISAAGCLAMLFIGPGTSYFAICLQLLAISGGLGLLVPPLTSALLGSAEPQHAGIAAGVLNATRQTGSVLGVALFGSMVGRSAAFISGLHAALVISAGVLLAAAALIWIGASSQARQ; this comes from the coding sequence ATGCAACAGACATCCCTGAACCTCCGGCGCGTGCCGGATCAGCGCGCGGCGTCGCATCAGCAGCCGACCGGGCTTGCGGCGACGTTGACGCTCGCCGCAATGAGCCTCGGGTACGGCGTCGTGCAGCTCGACGTCACCATCGTCAATACGGCGCTCAACGCCATCGGCGGCTCGCTCGGCGGCGGCGTTGCCGAGCTGCAATGGGTGGTCAGCGCCTACACCATCGCTTTTGCCGCCTTCATCCTGACCGCGGGCGCGCTCGGCGACCGGATCGGCGCCAAGCGCGTTTTCATGGCCGGCTTTGCCATCTTCACCGCGGCGTCGGTTGGGTGCGCCGTCGCGCCTGATGCCGTGACGCTGATCGCCGCGCGCTGCGTGCAGGGGCTGGCCGCGGCCATCCTGGTGCCGAACTCGCTCGCGCTGCTCCGCCACGCCTATACGGACGACAAGGAGCGCGGACGCGCGGTCGGCGTCTGGGCCGCCGGAGCGAGCCTTGCGCTGACCGCCGGCCCGTTCGTCGGCGGCGGGCTGATCACGCTGGTCGGCTGGCGCGCGATCTTCCTGGTCAATCTGCCGATCGGCCTGGCCGGGCTGTGGCTCGCCTGGCGCTTTGCCGGCGAAACCACGCGCCATCTCCAGCACCGGCTCGATCTGCCGGGACAAATTGCGGCGATCGCCGCGCTCGGCACGCTGGCCGGCGCGCTCATCGAGGGCGGAGCGCTCGGCTGGGATAGCCCGTTCGTGGTCGCAGGCTTCGCTCTGGGGGCCGTCTTCTCCGTGCTGTTCATCTGGCATGAGGCGCGCACCGCGCAGCCGATGCTGCCGCTCTCGCTGTTCAGCAACAGGATGTTTGCCCTGACCTCGCTGGTCGGCCTGCTGGTGAACGTTGCGTTCTACGGGCTGATCTTCGTGCTCAGCCTCTACTTCCAGCAAGTCAACGGGCTGTCGGCGTTCGCCACCGGCCTCGCATTCGTGCCGATGCTCGGCGCCGTGCTGCCCGCCAATTTGATCGCGCCGCATGTCGCGGAGCGGATTGGCGCGCCGGGGACGATCGCGCTCGGCGCCGCGATCTCGGCCGCCGGATGTCTGGCGATGCTGTTCATCGGTCCCGGTACCAGCTATTTCGCGATCTGCCTGCAACTGCTGGCAATCAGCGGCGGCCTCGGCCTGCTGGTGCCGCCCCTGACATCGGCGCTGCTCGGCAGTGCCGAGCCACAGCATGCCGGGATCGCGGCCGGGGTGCTGAATGCGACCCGGCAGACCGGCAGCGTGCTGGGTGTCGCGCTGTTCGGCTCGATGGTCGGCCGGTCCGCGGCCTTCATTTCCGGCCTGCATGCGGCACTCGTGATCTCCGCCGGCGTATTGCTTGCCGCCGCTGCGCTGATCTGGATCGGCGCATCATCACAAGCGCGGCAATGA
- a CDS encoding EAL domain-containing protein, with translation MGYWESQSAAATDLWISPELAAFYEFETVDGFIPIATVRERYLPESRKVLEAHYAACWAEGQPYAVRTRLRSPDGSLLDCVVHGEPEFDARGQVRRVSGIVRDVTEETSALRRLTESEQRLADFVSTASDWCWESDAAHRLLPYPKSLAGNAAFQTVASGGKARWELAYAPEDGEAMARHRADMEAHRPFRDFTYTLIGQDGSRVSICTSGKPIYADDGSFLGYRGTSSDITQLRAAKALLDQRTRALEEAHRLGKIGTWSYRLDTARTTWAPELYQLLGFDPDTFEPTDESMRPYFLDGDADRFKDLQRRVVRTRRTEATDLRILHADGTARDLAVICKAEVAHDKVIGIIGTVQDVTERKEAERQLEQLAYTDPLTGLANRALFTRQLAALIEGCTRQDRRAALLLIDLDRFKEVNDSLGHAAGDKLLIQVAAALRQELGPRAFIARLGGDEFGVLAEGCGMSDAALTGLADRLIGKLSVPVDLAEGEAFVGATIGIARLPEHGATAETAVRNADLALYMAKEAGRGRAQLFEPVYAQAVDQRLDLGRHLRHAVEAGTLQAHYQPQVDLRTGRVTSFEALLRWTHPERGPISPAEFIPIAESSGLIVDLGLWVLREACRQGRAWLDAGLPPRSVSVNVSPAQIWNVDFDAAVAAVLAETGFPAKLLCLELTESLFVDHTEQRISRTLTALSGLGVRLALDDFGSGYSSLGYLTRLPFHWLKVDRAFVDGISTAPEKRKLLGGIIALSHGLGMTVVAEGAELAAEVDVLGGLDCDLVQGFVFSPPVAADKAPLVAASIEREACRIQPKRNRL, from the coding sequence ATGGGTTACTGGGAGTCGCAGAGCGCCGCCGCGACCGATCTCTGGATATCGCCCGAGCTTGCTGCCTTCTACGAATTCGAGACGGTCGACGGCTTCATTCCCATCGCTACGGTGCGCGAGCGCTATCTTCCTGAAAGCCGGAAGGTTCTGGAGGCGCATTACGCGGCCTGCTGGGCGGAGGGGCAGCCCTATGCGGTGCGGACGCGGCTCCGCAGTCCCGATGGCAGCCTGCTCGACTGCGTGGTCCATGGCGAGCCGGAATTCGACGCGCGCGGTCAGGTCCGACGCGTGTCCGGCATTGTCCGCGACGTCACGGAGGAGACCTCCGCGCTGCGGCGCCTGACGGAGAGCGAGCAACGGCTGGCCGATTTTGTCTCGACCGCCTCGGACTGGTGCTGGGAGAGCGACGCTGCCCACCGGCTACTGCCCTATCCCAAATCGCTGGCCGGCAATGCGGCCTTCCAGACGGTGGCGTCCGGCGGCAAGGCGCGCTGGGAACTGGCTTATGCGCCCGAGGACGGCGAGGCCATGGCGCGGCACCGGGCCGACATGGAGGCCCATCGCCCTTTTCGCGACTTCACCTATACGCTGATCGGCCAGGATGGCTCGCGCGTCAGTATCTGCACCAGCGGCAAGCCGATCTACGCCGATGACGGCAGCTTTCTCGGCTATCGCGGCACGTCCAGCGACATCACCCAGCTCAGGGCGGCCAAGGCCTTGCTCGACCAGCGCACGCGCGCGCTGGAGGAAGCCCACCGGCTCGGCAAGATCGGCACCTGGAGCTACCGCCTGGACACCGCCCGCACGACCTGGGCGCCCGAACTCTACCAGCTGCTCGGCTTCGACCCCGACACGTTCGAGCCGACCGATGAGAGCATGAGGCCCTATTTCCTGGACGGCGACGCCGACCGCTTCAAGGACCTGCAGAGGAGGGTCGTCCGCACCCGCAGGACCGAGGCCACCGACCTCCGCATCTTGCACGCGGACGGCACGGCCCGCGATCTGGCTGTCATCTGCAAGGCGGAGGTCGCCCACGACAAGGTCATCGGCATCATCGGCACCGTGCAGGACGTCACCGAGCGCAAGGAGGCTGAGCGCCAACTCGAGCAGCTCGCCTATACCGACCCTTTGACCGGCCTCGCCAATCGTGCGCTGTTCACGCGCCAGCTCGCCGCCCTGATCGAGGGCTGCACGCGGCAAGACCGACGCGCCGCGCTGCTGCTCATCGATCTCGATCGCTTCAAGGAGGTCAATGATTCCCTCGGCCATGCCGCCGGCGACAAATTGCTGATCCAGGTGGCGGCTGCGCTGCGGCAGGAGCTGGGGCCGCGCGCTTTCATCGCCCGGCTCGGCGGTGACGAATTCGGGGTGCTGGCGGAAGGATGCGGCATGTCCGACGCCGCGCTGACGGGACTTGCCGATCGGCTCATCGGCAAGCTGTCGGTCCCCGTCGATCTCGCCGAGGGCGAGGCCTTCGTCGGCGCCACCATCGGCATCGCCCGCCTGCCGGAGCATGGGGCGACGGCGGAGACCGCGGTACGCAACGCGGACCTCGCGCTCTATATGGCCAAGGAGGCCGGGCGCGGCCGGGCGCAACTGTTCGAGCCGGTCTATGCCCAGGCCGTCGATCAAAGGCTCGATCTCGGCCGGCATCTGCGCCACGCCGTGGAGGCTGGCACCCTTCAGGCGCATTACCAGCCGCAAGTGGACCTGAGGACCGGCCGCGTCACCAGCTTCGAGGCGCTGCTGCGCTGGACCCATCCCGAGCGCGGGCCGATCTCGCCGGCAGAGTTCATCCCGATCGCCGAAAGCTCCGGGCTCATCGTCGATCTAGGCCTGTGGGTGCTGCGCGAGGCCTGCCGGCAGGGCCGCGCCTGGCTCGATGCCGGGTTGCCGCCGCGCTCCGTCTCGGTCAACGTCTCGCCGGCGCAGATCTGGAACGTGGATTTCGATGCGGCCGTCGCGGCCGTGCTGGCGGAGACCGGCTTTCCGGCGAAGCTGCTCTGCCTGGAGCTGACCGAAAGCCTGTTCGTGGATCATACCGAGCAGCGCATCAGCCGCACGCTGACGGCGCTCTCCGGTCTCGGAGTCCGACTGGCGCTCGACGATTTCGGTTCGGGCTATTCCTCGCTCGGCTATCTGACGCGCCTGCCGTTCCACTGGCTGAAGGTCGACCGCGCCTTCGTGGATGGCATTTCCACCGCGCCGGAGAAGCGCAAGCTGCTCGGCGGCATCATCGCGCTGTCGCACGGGCTCGGCATGACCGTCGTGGCGGAGGGGGCCGAATTGGCGGCCGAAGTGGACGTGCTCGGCGGGCTCGATTGCGACCTGGTGCAGGGCTTCGTGTTTTCCCCGCCCGTCGCCGCCGACAAGGCGCCGCTGGTGGCGGCCAGCATCGAGCGCGAGGCGTGCCGGATCCAGCCAAAACGGAATCGCCTCTAG
- a CDS encoding EAL domain-containing protein produces the protein MYRVLTCLTLEHDWRLVVLGGVICLLASAVAISLFHRARAAEGRAREIWIGLDAAVGGCGIWATHFVAMLAYDPGIEAGYNIPITLLSLVLAVAILAVGLAVATLNERWQTVAAGGAIVGVGVAAMHYTGMLGLELPARIVWAPGIVIASIVFGSLFGALALVVATRGERLGTTAAATGLLTVAIVSHHFTGMGAVTLVPDPTIVPDGLSVSPRVLSFMTAVAAFAILGLSLIASILDRRAKTELHKQKVVLDTALENMSQGLCMFDADGRIMLFNERYTEIMGRNRVPLQGRLLIDVLQDLHCIGEWDGDPEEFCNALLAEAKAGHSATRIVSRNERAIRVVDQPMKGGGWVATFEDITEWQQAQEQISHMARHDALTNLPNRTLFREQLEKASRLAKRSDQLAVLCLDLDHFKEINDTLGHPIGDALLREVARRLGECVTEHDTVARLGGDEFAIVQFCSNCEPSVVASLASAVVERIAAPYEIGGHQLVIGVSIGISLAPEDGKDPDELLQKADLALYRAKADGRGTYRFFETGMDARAQARRLLERDLRLALQRDEFEVYYQPIRDVVGDRVVAFEALVRWNHSLRGLIAPNNFIPVAEETGLIVPLGEIVLRKACAEAVRWPADVAVAVNLSPVQFKNPNLVPSVKAALEASGLSADRLELEITESVLLQNSEATLAVLHELRGFGVRISLDDFGTGYSSLSYLRSFPFDKIKIDRSFVTDLATREDSMAIVRAVTGLGKSLGIVTTAEGVETDTQFDLLRQEGCTQAQGYLFSPPRPAADVAKMLRRAPERSVA, from the coding sequence ATGTATCGCGTTCTAACCTGTCTCACCCTGGAACATGACTGGCGGTTGGTCGTCCTCGGTGGCGTGATCTGTCTGCTCGCCAGCGCCGTCGCGATCAGCCTGTTTCACCGCGCTCGCGCCGCAGAAGGCCGAGCCCGCGAGATCTGGATCGGTCTCGATGCGGCAGTCGGCGGTTGCGGCATCTGGGCCACCCATTTCGTCGCCATGCTGGCGTACGATCCCGGCATCGAGGCCGGATACAACATTCCGATCACGCTGCTGTCGCTGGTGCTCGCGGTTGCGATCCTGGCCGTCGGCCTGGCGGTCGCAACGCTCAACGAACGCTGGCAGACGGTCGCGGCCGGCGGCGCGATCGTCGGCGTCGGTGTCGCGGCGATGCATTACACCGGCATGCTGGGGCTGGAACTGCCCGCGCGCATCGTCTGGGCGCCCGGCATCGTCATCGCATCGATCGTATTCGGAAGCCTGTTTGGCGCGCTTGCGCTGGTCGTTGCCACGCGCGGCGAACGCCTTGGCACCACAGCGGCTGCGACCGGTCTTCTGACGGTTGCGATCGTCTCGCATCATTTCACCGGGATGGGTGCGGTGACGCTGGTCCCGGATCCGACGATCGTTCCCGACGGACTCTCGGTCTCGCCGCGCGTGCTCTCCTTCATGACCGCGGTTGCGGCCTTCGCGATCCTCGGCCTCTCGCTGATCGCCTCCATCCTCGATCGTCGCGCCAAGACCGAACTTCACAAGCAGAAGGTGGTGCTGGATACCGCGCTCGAGAACATGTCGCAGGGACTGTGCATGTTCGATGCCGATGGCCGCATCATGCTGTTCAACGAGCGCTACACCGAGATCATGGGGCGCAATCGCGTGCCGCTGCAAGGGCGTCTCTTGATCGACGTCCTGCAGGACCTCCATTGCATCGGCGAGTGGGACGGCGATCCCGAGGAATTCTGCAACGCGCTCCTCGCCGAGGCAAAGGCCGGCCACAGCGCGACGCGGATCGTCAGCCGCAACGAGCGCGCGATTCGTGTCGTCGATCAGCCGATGAAGGGTGGCGGCTGGGTCGCGACCTTCGAGGACATCACCGAATGGCAGCAGGCCCAGGAACAGATTTCACACATGGCGCGGCATGACGCGCTGACCAACCTGCCGAACCGGACGCTGTTCCGTGAGCAGCTCGAGAAGGCTTCGAGACTGGCCAAGCGCTCCGACCAGCTCGCGGTGCTCTGCCTCGATCTTGATCATTTCAAGGAGATCAACGACACGCTCGGACATCCGATCGGCGACGCGCTGCTGCGAGAGGTTGCGCGCCGGCTGGGCGAATGCGTGACCGAGCACGACACCGTGGCGCGGCTCGGCGGCGACGAATTCGCCATCGTGCAGTTCTGCAGCAACTGCGAGCCGTCCGTGGTGGCGTCGTTGGCAAGTGCGGTGGTCGAGCGGATCGCCGCACCCTATGAGATCGGGGGCCATCAGCTCGTGATCGGCGTCAGCATCGGCATCTCGCTCGCGCCCGAGGACGGCAAGGATCCCGACGAGCTGCTGCAAAAGGCCGATCTGGCGCTATATCGCGCCAAGGCCGACGGCCGCGGCACCTATCGGTTCTTCGAGACCGGGATGGATGCGCGTGCGCAGGCGCGCCGCCTGCTCGAGCGCGACCTGCGGCTCGCGCTGCAGCGCGACGAGTTCGAGGTCTATTATCAACCGATCCGCGATGTCGTGGGCGATCGGGTCGTCGCCTTCGAGGCGCTGGTGCGCTGGAATCATTCGCTGCGCGGGCTGATCGCACCGAACAATTTCATTCCGGTCGCCGAAGAAACCGGGCTGATCGTGCCGCTGGGCGAGATCGTGCTGCGCAAGGCTTGCGCCGAGGCGGTGAGATGGCCTGCGGACGTCGCGGTCGCCGTCAACCTGTCTCCAGTGCAGTTCAAGAACCCGAATCTGGTGCCGTCGGTGAAGGCGGCGCTGGAGGCGTCGGGCCTGTCGGCGGATCGGCTCGAGCTCGAGATTACCGAATCGGTGCTGCTGCAGAACAGCGAGGCGACGCTCGCGGTGCTGCACGAGCTGCGCGGTTTCGGCGTCCGGATCTCGCTGGACGATTTCGGCACCGGCTATTCCTCGCTGAGCTATCTGCGCAGCTTCCCGTTCGACAAGATCAAGATCGACCGTTCCTTCGTGACCGACCTTGCGACGCGCGAGGACTCGATGGCGATCGTGCGCGCCGTCACCGGTCTTGGCAAAAGCCTCGGCATCGTCACCACCGCCGAGGGGGTCGAGACCGATACCCAGTTCGACCTGCTGCGTCAGGAAGGCTGCACGCAGGCGCAGGGCTACCTGTTCAGCCCGCCGCGGCCGGCGGCTGACGTCGCCAAGATGCTGCGCCGGGCGCCGGAACGGTCGGTCGCCTAG